GAGGTCACTACCGTATTTCGTCAGACGATGTCGAAGCTGCCCTtgctgtcgtcgtcgtcggaaACCTTTTTCCGGCGGCTGCCCCCTCGCATCGGCAGCAGCGGAGCGGCATCGTATTCTGAAGAAACCGTCTTCTCGTCGACCGTTTTCCGGTGCGCCTGCTCGCACCTGAGCAGTATCTGCAGCACATCCTTCATGGTTGGCCGCGTTGATGGCTGCGCGCCGGTGCATATGACGCCGAGCTTGAACACGACCTCAAAGTCGTTGCTGCGCCCGGCGTCCCCGATGGAGCTGTCCGCCGCGTCGGCGATGGGTTTCCCCGACTGCAGGTGCCGCCACGCCCATTCCGCGAGGGAGGTATGCTCGCCGCCGTTGCCGGCTTCCCTCCCGGTGGCCAGCTCCAGCAGGACCACCCCGAAGCTGTACACGTCCACCTTCTCGTTCGCCTTCCTCGTGTACGCACACTCTGCAGAACACAATGGACAGGATGAGTTGCCGTGCTTGCAAGAAAAATTGGAGTTGGATTAGGGAAGGTGATCGATGGGTGCTCTTACCAGGAGCCATATAGCCGAAAGTTCCGGCGACGGCGGACATGGTGTCAGCCGTCGTGCCAGCAGCGGCCTGGACGAGCATCCTGGCGAGCCCGAAGTCGGCGACCTTGGCGTTGAGCTCCGCGTCGAGCAGGATGTTGCTGCACTTGACGTCCCGGTGCACCACCGGCGGGGAGCACTCGTGGTGCATGTAGCTCAGCCCCCGCGCCGCGCCCACGGCCACCCTCACCCTCGCCGGCCAGTCCAGTGGCGCTCGCCGGGCAGACGACGGGGCCTTCGCCACCGCCCCCGCGCTCCCAGCCGCCCACCTGTGGCCGTGGAGCCACCGGTCCAGGCTACCGTTGCCCATGTACTCGTAGACGAGGAGCTTGGTCTCGGCGCGGGAGAGGCAGCAGAGGAGCTTGACGATGTTGGTGTGCCGGACGTGACCAAGGACGTTCACCTCCGAGTCGAACTCACGCTCCAGATTCTTCTCCACCTTCCCGCCAGTCCATATGCGCTTCACGGCTACCAtggtggcggtgccgccgccGGTGCGGCTGGGGCACTCCACGCGGTACACGCGCCCAGACCCGCCTTTGCCGATCAGGTTCTCGTCGGCGAGCCCGCGCAGCACGGCGGTCTCCCCGAAGTCCAGCGCCTGGAAAGCGGTCAGCTTCCAAGCCTCCACGGCCGGCGCGAGCCGCTTCCGTCTCTTGGCGTCGCGGATGACGAAGAAGGCGAGTGCGACGATGGCGACGAGAAGCGCGGCGCCGGCAGCGAGAAGGCCCGCGCGGAGGCCCGGTGATACCTTGTCGGATGTCCTGGCTGCGCACGAGCTCACGCCGGCGAGGTTCTCTGATGATGACGCGGCCGTGCAGAGCGCGGGGTTGCCCAGGAAGCTCCCGTCATACGCGGAGATGGCGAGCGCCGCCGGTATCTCGCCGGTGAGCCGGTTTGACGAGAGGTTCAGCTGGTTCACCCTCATATTCCCCAGCGACGCAGGGATGCTGCCGGAGAGCTGGTTCGACGAGAGGTCGAGCAGGGTGAGCACCGGCATGGACCCCAACGCCGCCGGTATCTCGCCGCTGAGCTGGTTGTTGCTGAAGTTCATCTGCGTCAGGCCACGGAGCGACACGACGCTGTCCGGGATGGCGCCGGACAGCTGGTTCGCTGACAGATCGAACTCTTGCAGCAGAGGCATCCCGGCAGGAAGCACCGAGGGTATCTCTCCGGAGAACCTGTTGTTCCCCGCGTAGAACCTCTGCAGCCGGGCTCCTGCCGCCGGGAGAGCCCCACTGAACCTGTTGTTGGAGATGTACAGCTTCGTCAAGTTCCAGAACAGAGTCTGGGGCAGGGTCCCGGTGAGCCCACCATTGTTCTGCAAAAGCAGAGTCATGAGCTTGGTCTCCGTCCACAGCGCGGCCGGCACCTCGCCGGAGAGCTGGTTGTCCCGGAGCTGAAGGCTTATGAGCGCGGGGCAGGTAGCAAGGCTCGCCGGGATGGAGCCGTTGAGGCTGTTGTTGGAGGCGGAGATGATCCACAGCCCACGGTTCTGGCAGACGCCGGCCGGTATCGGGCCGGAGAGGTCGTTGTCGTCGACCTGGATGTCCCTCAGCACGGGAGAGTGCAGCCCGAGCTCCGCCGGGAGTGATCCGGTGAGATTGTTCTGGAACAGCCACAGGAACACCAGCGACGGCAGCCGCGCGAGGCTGGTCGGTATCTCGCCGGAGAAGCTGttggtgttcaagttcagatgcaCGAGCTTCGTCAGATTACCGAACTCTTCCGGGATGGCACCGGTGAGGTCGTTGAAGGACACGTCGATCTGTTCCAGCCCCGCCGCCCCGATCGCGCCGTCGATGacgaggtcgccggcgaggtagttggagtagaGGTACAACGTCTGCAGCTTGGGGAGGTTCCAGATGGCCGGGGGGATGCTCCCGGTGAAGGAGTTGTTGGACAGGTCGAGCCAGACCATCTCGGACATCTTGGTGACGTAGGCAGGGAACTCGCCGGTGAGGGCGGAGCTGGCGAGCCAGACGGTGGCCAGCTTCGTCAGGTTCTTGAACGAGTCGGGCAGCTTGCCCGGACTGAAGTTATTCAGCTCGAGCTTGAGCGTCTGGAGCCCCGTCAGCTCGCCGAGCTCCGTGGGGACGGTGCCGGTGAGCCTGTTGCTGTTGAGGGCGAGGTGCGTCAGGTTCTTGAGTTGCGAGAGCGTGGGCGGCACTGCGCCGGTGAAGAAGTTGTTGTCGAGGGCGAGGTGCGTGAGGTTCTTGCCCAGGCGGCCGATGTCGGCGGGCAGGTCGCCCGCGAGGCTGTTCGATGAGAGGTCGAGGTAGGCGAGGGCGGTGAGGTTGTAGAGGAAGGACGGGAAGCCGCCTGTGACGGTGGTGTTTTGGAGGTTGAGCGTGGCGAGGCTCGTGAGCTCGCCGATGGCGTCGGGAATGGGGCCGGAGACGGCGACGTTCGGGAGGGCGAGAGAGCTCACCCGGCCGGCGCCGTCGCAGGTGACGAAGGTCCAGCCGGTGCAGAGTGAGGAGGCGTTGGAGGACCATGACGCGAGCGCCGGCGGGGAGCCCCACGCGGCCTTGATCCGGAGCAGGACCTTCTGCTCGTCGACCTGCTGCGCAGCGGCGTGGCGCCGGAGGCAGAATGGGAGGACGAGGCAGAGCAGGAGGATGCGGAGGTAGGCGTGGCCTGGCATTGCCGCCATGGTGAGAACCGACTGAGAAATTCCGGCCGCCGGCGCGGGAACGGGAGAGTGAGGAGGCGTGCGCGCGTTCAGTTTGGTTGGCCTGAC
This Lolium perenne isolate Kyuss_39 chromosome 1, Kyuss_2.0, whole genome shotgun sequence DNA region includes the following protein-coding sequences:
- the LOC127326621 gene encoding uncharacterized protein, whose amino-acid sequence is MAAMPGHAYLRILLLCLVLPFCLRRHAAAQQVDEQKVLLRIKAAWGSPPALASWSSNASSLCTGWTFVTCDGAGRVSSLALPNVAVSGPIPDAIGELTSLATLNLQNTTVTGGFPSFLYNLTALAYLDLSSNSLAGDLPADIGRLGKNLTHLALDNNFFTGAVPPTLSQLKNLTHLALNSNRLTGTVPTELGELTGLQTLKLELNNFSPGKLPDSFKNLTKLATVWLASSALTGEFPAYVTKMSEMVWLDLSNNSFTGSIPPAIWNLPKLQTLYLYSNYLAGDLVIDGAIGAAGLEQIDVSFNDLTGAIPEEFGNLTKLVHLNLNTNSFSGEIPTSLARLPSLVFLWLFQNNLTGSLPAELGLHSPVLRDIQVDDNDLSGPIPAGVCQNRGLWIISASNNSLNGSIPASLATCPALISLQLRDNQLSGEVPAALWTETKLMTLLLQNNGGLTGTLPQTLFWNLTKLYISNNRFSGALPAAGARLQRFYAGNNRFSGEIPSVLPAGMPLLQEFDLSANQLSGAIPDSVVSLRGLTQMNFSNNQLSGEIPAALGSMPVLTLLDLSSNQLSGSIPASLGNMRVNQLNLSSNRLTGEIPAALAISAYDGSFLGNPALCTAASSSENLAGVSSCAARTSDKVSPGLRAGLLAAGAALLVAIVALAFFVIRDAKRRKRLAPAVEAWKLTAFQALDFGETAVLRGLADENLIGKGGSGRVYRVECPSRTGGGTATMVAVKRIWTGGKVEKNLEREFDSEVNVLGHVRHTNIVKLLCCLSRAETKLLVYEYMGNGSLDRWLHGHRWAAGSAGAVAKAPSSARRAPLDWPARVRVAVGAARGLSYMHHECSPPVVHRDVKCSNILLDAELNAKVADFGLARMLVQAAAGTTADTMSAVAGTFGYMAPECAYTRKANEKVDVYSFGVVLLELATGREAGNGGEHTSLAEWAWRHLQSGKPIADAADSSIGDAGRSNDFEVVFKLGVICTGAQPSTRPTMKDVLQILLRCEQAHRKTVDEKTVSSEYDAAPLLPMRGGSRRKKVSDDDDSKGSFDIV